In Octopus bimaculoides isolate UCB-OBI-ISO-001 chromosome 5, ASM119413v2, whole genome shotgun sequence, a genomic segment contains:
- the LOC106882827 gene encoding general transcription factor II-I repeat domain-containing protein 2, producing the protein MVGELIEECVVIAFNESCPEKVNLFNEISLSHQTIGRIDDLADSIMGILQTQLSKCVHYSLALDICTDQSDTAQLVIFIRGIDVNFNIIEGMLGVCHMKGTTTGRNMTEHVNLSLEKFNVDRNKINSIATHAATVLTGKNNGFITLFKEMVDHDILSYHCLIHQQQLCAQKLNMKQLITDIVNVVNFIRSWCLDHRTFRAYLVEVGSEYKDVIYFSKIR; encoded by the coding sequence ATGGTTGGCGAATTAATAGAAGAATGTGTTGTAATTGCTTTTAATGAATCTTGCCCCGAGAAGGTGAACTTATTCAACGAAATAAGTCTGTCGCATCAGACGATTGGTAGAATCGATGATTTAGCTGACAGCATTATGGGTATATTGCAGACTCAATTATCTAAATGTGTTCATTACAGTTTAGCATTAGACATATGTACTGATCAAAGTGACACTGCACAATTGGTTATTTTCATTAGAGGAATTGATGTCAATTTTAATATCATTGAAGGAATGTTGGGTGTATGTCATATGAAGGGTACAACAACTGGCAGGAACATGACTGAGCATGTTAATTTATCATTAGAAAAGTTCAATgttgatagaaataaaattaattcgaTTGCAACTCATGCTGCCACTGTATTAACTGGTAAAAATAATGGGTTTATTACTTTATTCAAAGAAATGGTTGATCATGATATACTTAGCTATCATTGCTTGATTCATCAACAGCAATTATGTgctcaaaaattaaatatgaaacagTTGATAACAGATATTGTGAACGTTGTTAATTTTATCAGATCTTGGTGTTTGGACCATCGTACATTCAGAGCATACTTGGTAGAAGTTGGCAGTGAGTATAAAGACGTTATTTATTTCTCAAAAATCAGATGA